Proteins from one Cicer arietinum cultivar CDC Frontier isolate Library 1 chromosome 3, Cicar.CDCFrontier_v2.0, whole genome shotgun sequence genomic window:
- the LOC101503508 gene encoding expansin-B15-like, producing MAHTLKCAFSHILILVGSLSILLVTPSSCFSPNKVVNVTSSNSNWSPSVATWYGPPTGDGSEGGACGYGNAVGQPPLSSMISAGSPLIYQSGKGCGSCYECIGNPACSGNPVTVTITDECPGTCGSDSPYHFDLSGRAFGAMANSGQDGNLRKVGKIVVQHRRVPCIYNGVSIAFHVDSKSNPYYFATAVEYENGDGDLKKVELMEAFGNTWVTMQQSYGAVWKYNKQSLLRAPFSIRLTTIESGKIFVAKNVIPAGWKPGQTYRALGNFI from the exons ATGGCTCATACACTTAAATGTGCATTCTCTCATATACTCATCCTTGTAGGTTCACTCTCAATATTACTAGTGACCCCTTCCTCTTGTTTTAGTCCCAACAAAGTTGTTAATGTTACTTCATCTAATTCTAATTGGTCACCTTCAGTGGCCACTTGGTATGGACCTCCCACCGGAGATGGAAGTGAAG GTGGTGCTTGTGGATATGGAAATGCTGTTGGACAACCTCCATTATCTTCAATGATATCAGCCGGAAGCCCTCTCATCTATCAATCGGGCAAAGGCTGTGGTTCTTGTTATGAG tGCATTGGAAATCCTGCATGTTCAGGAAATCCTGTGACAGTTACTATTACCGATGAGTGTCCTGGTACTTGTGGATCAGATTCTCCATATCATTTTGATTTGAGTGGTAGAGCTTTTGGTGCCATGGCAAATTCAGGTCAAGATGGAAATCTTCGCAAGGTTGGAAAAATAGTCGTTCAACATAGAAG AGTTCCATGCATTTACAATGGTGTCTCAATAGCCTTCCACGTCGACTCTAAATCTAACCCATATTATTTTGCTACCGCGGTTGAATATGAAAATGGGGATGGTGATCTTAAAAAAGTTGAACTTATGGAAGCATTTGGCAACACTTGGGTTACAATGCAACAATCATATGGTGCTGTTTGGAAATATAATAAACAGTCACTACTAAGAGCGCCATTTTCTATTAGGCTAACCACAATTGAGTCTGGGAAGATATTTGTAGCAAAGAATGTGATCCCGGCGGGTTGGAAGCCTGGTCAGACTTATAGAGCACTTGGAAATTTTATTTAA